One segment of Meriones unguiculatus strain TT.TT164.6M chromosome 3, Bangor_MerUng_6.1, whole genome shotgun sequence DNA contains the following:
- the Stmp1 gene encoding short transmembrane mitochondrial protein 1 encodes MLQFLLGFTLGNVVGMYLAQNYDMPNMAKKLEEIKKDLEAKKKPPSS; translated from the exons ATGCTCCAGTTCCTG CTTGGATTTACTCTGGGTAACGTGGTTGGAATGTATCTGGCTCAGAACTATGAC atgccAAACATGGCTAAAAAGCTTGAAGAGATTAAAAAGGACCTGGAAGCCAAGAAGAAACCCCCCAGTTCCTGA